A stretch of Tautonia rosea DNA encodes these proteins:
- a CDS encoding histidine kinase dimerization/phospho-acceptor domain-containing protein — protein sequence MPGLADSCWTKINAPGSEARDRLWCFCVATSLAAHRLAIEGGDPDPDAVGRAGLLHPLALWALAVVAPDRLSEWMSNTDEGDRTLLESRWFGRNAASFGFHLARRWGCPPEMSDAILLAGLRSDAPASAIHDPVHLRWVRLGRSWAMRTPWALPGPCFEPAPTDLQRRWLVATVQARCSGGLSPNDDPIQLQTSLRESIAQRMRADHLDLELAELSERFHAVLAQCVAPATEPLPLPSRSTLDAMAEFAAGAAHELNNPLAIIAGRAQLLQARTDDPEFRNALQTIITQARRAHQILRDLIYIARPPVPRDVPCVPDQVLRGVVEDLKAEAENRKVHLCCRTPDPGPTVSTDPEALRHLAEAVIRNALEATTEGGRVLVESLGDRRSVVWTVQDQGIGLDEERSTHLLDPFYCGRQAGRGLGLGLPRVARFLQSVGGSITWEETNHGETITRIKLPIEREFHADTISQRDQKLRDAS from the coding sequence TTGCCGGGGCTTGCAGACTCCTGTTGGACTAAGATCAACGCTCCTGGATCGGAAGCCCGAGACCGGCTTTGGTGCTTCTGTGTCGCCACGTCCCTGGCGGCTCATCGGCTGGCGATAGAAGGTGGTGATCCCGATCCTGATGCCGTGGGCCGGGCCGGGTTGCTGCACCCGCTTGCGCTCTGGGCCCTGGCGGTCGTAGCCCCTGATCGTCTCTCGGAGTGGATGTCCAACACGGACGAGGGTGATCGAACGCTCCTTGAGTCTCGCTGGTTCGGCCGTAACGCCGCCAGCTTTGGCTTTCATCTCGCGCGGCGTTGGGGATGTCCTCCCGAGATGAGCGACGCCATCCTGCTTGCAGGATTGCGAAGCGATGCACCCGCCTCCGCCATTCACGATCCCGTTCACCTTCGATGGGTTCGACTCGGTCGAAGCTGGGCGATGCGGACACCGTGGGCACTTCCCGGCCCCTGTTTCGAACCGGCTCCGACCGACCTTCAGCGGCGGTGGCTAGTGGCGACGGTCCAGGCAAGATGCTCAGGAGGACTCAGCCCGAACGACGACCCGATCCAATTACAAACCTCGCTCCGTGAGTCGATCGCTCAGCGAATGAGAGCCGACCATCTCGATTTAGAACTTGCCGAACTCTCGGAACGCTTTCACGCGGTTCTCGCTCAATGCGTAGCGCCCGCAACAGAGCCGCTTCCTCTGCCATCGAGGTCCACCCTCGACGCCATGGCCGAGTTTGCCGCTGGTGCCGCTCACGAGCTGAATAACCCGCTGGCCATCATTGCAGGGCGAGCTCAGTTACTCCAGGCTCGAACCGATGATCCCGAGTTTCGAAACGCCCTTCAAACGATCATTACTCAGGCGAGACGAGCGCATCAGATTCTTCGAGACCTGATCTACATCGCTCGGCCTCCGGTCCCTCGAGACGTCCCCTGTGTTCCCGATCAGGTGCTTCGAGGCGTTGTCGAGGATTTGAAGGCCGAGGCAGAGAACCGTAAGGTGCATCTCTGCTGTCGGACCCCAGATCCAGGCCCAACGGTCTCGACCGACCCCGAAGCACTCCGCCACTTGGCGGAAGCCGTGATCCGCAATGCGCTGGAAGCCACTACGGAGGGAGGACGAGTTCTTGTAGAGTCTCTCGGCGATCGGCGATCTGTTGTCTGGACGGTTCAGGATCAAGGAATTGGGCTCGATGAGGAGCGATCCACCCACTTGCTCGATCCGTTCTACTGCGGTCGGCAGGCCGGTCGAGGGCTTGGACTTGGACTTCCTCGCGTCGCTCGCTTTCTTCAATCAGTGGGAGGTTCGATTACCTGGGAAGAAACGAATCACGGTGAAACCATCACCCGAATCAAACTGCCCATTGAGCGCGAATTCCACGCAGATACGATCTCGCAACGCGATCAGAAACTCCGGGATGCGAGTTAA